A single window of Opitutaceae bacterium DNA harbors:
- the pelA gene encoding pectate lyase, which yields MNLRMLVPMIGAAIAMAVVAGCSTGSAASVTWKQVLRQPAAWYSTPEAASVGEAVLSYQTPSGGWPKNWDMTHPLSDAFRALKESERAPTIDNGGTTIPIRLLARIHSAQEKVPAFREAVERGIDYLLAAQYASGGWPQFFPLRKGYYSHITFNDGAMVHAMEILRDVAAGRNEFDWIDAARRERARDAVARGVACILRCQVTIDGVKSAWCAQHDENTFAPAPARAFEPACLASAESVDILRFLMQEPAQTPELIAAVEAGVAWLEKVRIAGLRWQRIKAPGLPEGIDAVVVPDPAAPPLWARFYELHANRPIFIGRDGVVHFAVSEIEHERRIGYAWYVTSPAKLLEKDLPEWRGGKAAN from the coding sequence ATGAACCTTCGGATGCTCGTCCCCATGATCGGCGCTGCGATTGCAATGGCGGTCGTCGCAGGCTGCTCCACGGGCAGCGCTGCATCCGTGACATGGAAACAGGTGCTGCGTCAGCCGGCCGCCTGGTATTCGACGCCGGAGGCGGCCTCTGTCGGCGAGGCGGTTCTCAGCTATCAAACGCCCTCCGGAGGCTGGCCGAAGAACTGGGACATGACGCATCCGCTGTCCGATGCCTTTCGCGCGCTCAAGGAATCCGAGCGCGCTCCCACGATCGACAACGGCGGCACGACAATCCCGATCCGCCTGCTGGCACGCATCCATTCCGCGCAAGAGAAGGTGCCGGCATTTCGCGAGGCGGTCGAGCGGGGCATCGACTACCTGCTTGCCGCCCAATACGCGTCCGGCGGCTGGCCGCAGTTTTTTCCTCTGAGAAAGGGTTACTACTCCCACATTACGTTTAACGATGGCGCCATGGTGCATGCGATGGAGATCCTGCGCGACGTCGCTGCTGGCAGGAACGAATTCGACTGGATCGATGCGGCGCGCCGGGAACGGGCCCGTGATGCCGTTGCACGCGGGGTTGCCTGCATCCTGCGATGCCAGGTGACAATTGACGGGGTGAAGTCCGCCTGGTGCGCCCAGCATGATGAGAACACCTTTGCGCCGGCACCGGCGCGCGCCTTCGAGCCCGCCTGCCTCGCGAGCGCGGAAAGCGTCGATATCCTGCGCTTCCTGATGCAGGAACCGGCGCAGACGCCGGAGCTGATTGCCGCGGTCGAAGCAGGCGTGGCCTGGCTGGAGAAAGTTAGAATCGCCGGCTTGCGCTGGCAGCGCATCAAGGCGCCGGGACTGCCGGAAGGAATCGATGCGGTGGTTGTCCCGGATCCGGCTGCGCCGCCCCTATGGGCGCGATTCTATGAGCTGCATGCGAACCGCCCCATCTTCATCGGCCGCGACGGTGTCGTTCACTTTGCGGTGTCAGAAATCGAACACGAACGCCGCATTGGCTACGCCTGGTACGTCACTTCACCCGCGAAACTGCTGGAGAAGGATCTCCCCGAATGGCGGGGCGGAAAGGCCGCCAACTAA
- a CDS encoding type II toxin-antitoxin system VapC family toxin, with the protein MSPYLDTSVMLSLHLRDVHFPAAAALMRSARGIVWTPWQKLEFGNAIRTLVARGLLALADVRAVENSMRASVSAGDIVPRHLPAYTLWQEAERLSRAHTTAIGVRTLDLLHVVAARSVRATHFYTFDKRQHALASAAGLSVN; encoded by the coding sequence ATGAGTCCCTACCTTGACACATCGGTGATGCTTTCGCTGCATCTGCGCGACGTCCACTTTCCGGCCGCCGCCGCCCTCATGCGATCGGCGCGCGGGATCGTGTGGACCCCCTGGCAAAAGCTTGAGTTCGGAAACGCGATCCGCACCCTCGTGGCCCGCGGGTTGCTCGCCCTCGCCGATGTTCGCGCGGTTGAAAACAGCATGCGCGCATCTGTCTCTGCTGGCGACATCGTTCCCCGCCATCTGCCCGCCTACACGCTCTGGCAGGAAGCCGAACGGCTGTCCCGGGCTCACACGACCGCCATCGGCGTCCGCACGCTGGACCTGCTGCACGTCGTCGCGGCCCGCAGCGTCCGCGCCACACACTTTTACACGTTCGACAAGCGACAACACGCACTCGCAAGCGCCGCCGGCCTCTCGGTCAACTGA
- a CDS encoding VapC toxin family PIN domain ribonuclease → MRYLLDVNVLLALAHTGHTLHPKAIAWYAMVAKSATGFHTCSITELGFVRISVVTGLQSDIESARQALDELKSSSQVRFELISDDLGASQLPSFVKKVRSITDGHLCELAKRNSMQLVTLDRGIPNSLCIG, encoded by the coding sequence GTGAGGTACCTGCTCGATGTAAATGTGCTGCTGGCACTGGCGCACACCGGACACACGCTTCATCCCAAGGCCATCGCTTGGTATGCCATGGTCGCAAAATCGGCGACGGGATTTCACACGTGTTCGATCACTGAGTTGGGATTTGTCAGGATCTCGGTCGTCACAGGTCTTCAGTCAGACATTGAATCCGCCAGGCAAGCTCTCGATGAACTCAAGTCATCATCCCAAGTCAGGTTCGAACTCATTTCGGATGATCTGGGTGCCAGTCAGTTGCCGAGCTTTGTGAAGAAGGTGCGGTCGATTACTGATGGCCACCTGTGTGAGCTGGCAAAGAGAAATTCAATGCAGCTTGTCACACTCGACCGAGGAATTCCAAATTCCCTGTGCATCGGGTAG
- a CDS encoding glycoside hydrolase family 28 protein gives MRKCLILILSLLGATSFPIRMPAETAPGWEDARRIEATIVAPTFPKRDFSIASYGAVPGSDATTAIQKTIEACHLAGGGRVVVPPGTWNTGAIHLRSNVNLHISRGATLLFSFDLARYPLVFTRWEGVECMNYSPFIYAFEQENIAVTGEGMLDGGATLETWWGWNRKSDGKPPLQRAARDKLIAMGEANVPVEQRVFGPGSWLRPNFIQPYRCKNVLIEGVTILRSPMWEVHPVLCENVTVRGLAIHSHGTNNDGCDPESCRNVLIENCVFDTGDDCIAIKSGRNGDGRRVAVPTENVIVRNCVMKDGHGGVVLGSECTGGIRNVFVENCEMDSPHLDRALRFKNNAVRGGVLENVFMRNVRIGRVAEAVLTIDLLYEEGAKGPFKPVVRNVHLDNVTSTHSPRVMYVRGFEGAVIDGLHISDSTFTGITESEVVEHVGVVTLRNVAILPAKPVKGLNSVPVPTTP, from the coding sequence ATGCGCAAATGCCTCATACTTATCCTGTCGCTGCTCGGGGCGACATCTTTTCCCATCCGAATGCCGGCGGAAACCGCACCTGGCTGGGAGGATGCCAGACGGATCGAAGCGACGATCGTCGCCCCCACGTTTCCCAAGCGCGACTTTTCCATAGCTTCGTACGGAGCTGTTCCAGGCAGCGACGCCACCACCGCCATTCAGAAGACCATTGAGGCCTGCCACCTCGCGGGCGGAGGTCGCGTGGTGGTTCCACCCGGCACCTGGAATACCGGAGCGATCCATCTCCGCAGCAATGTCAACCTGCACATCAGTCGCGGGGCCACGCTCCTGTTTTCCTTCGACCTTGCCCGGTATCCACTCGTGTTCACGCGATGGGAGGGCGTGGAGTGCATGAACTATTCGCCGTTCATCTACGCCTTCGAGCAGGAGAACATCGCTGTCACCGGTGAGGGAATGCTCGATGGAGGCGCAACTCTGGAGACTTGGTGGGGATGGAACCGCAAGAGCGACGGGAAGCCTCCGCTCCAGCGGGCCGCGCGCGACAAACTCATCGCCATGGGCGAGGCGAATGTGCCGGTTGAGCAGCGCGTCTTTGGCCCGGGCTCGTGGCTCCGGCCGAATTTCATACAGCCCTACCGCTGCAAGAACGTGCTGATCGAGGGCGTGACGATCCTCCGCTCCCCCATGTGGGAGGTGCACCCGGTGCTCTGCGAAAATGTCACTGTCCGCGGACTGGCCATCCACTCGCATGGAACCAACAACGACGGCTGTGATCCGGAATCGTGTCGCAATGTGCTGATCGAAAACTGCGTTTTCGACACCGGCGACGACTGCATTGCGATCAAGTCCGGACGCAATGGCGACGGACGGCGGGTGGCGGTGCCGACGGAGAATGTCATTGTGCGCAACTGTGTGATGAAGGACGGGCACGGCGGCGTGGTTCTCGGGAGCGAGTGCACCGGCGGGATACGCAATGTGTTTGTCGAGAACTGCGAAATGGACAGCCCGCATCTCGACCGGGCGCTTCGCTTCAAGAACAATGCGGTGCGCGGCGGCGTGCTGGAGAATGTGTTCATGCGCAACGTGAGGATTGGCAGGGTGGCGGAGGCGGTGCTGACCATCGACCTATTGTACGAGGAGGGTGCCAAGGGTCCGTTCAAGCCGGTCGTGCGCAATGTTCACCTGGACAACGTCACGAGCACGCACAGCCCGCGCGTCATGTATGTGCGTGGGTTCGAGGGAGCGGTCATCGACGGCCTGCACATCAGTGATTCAACGTTCACCGGCATCACCGAATCCGAGGTTGTCGAGCACGTTGGTGTTGTCACGCTTCGCAACGTCGCCATCCTGCCAGCAAAGCCGGTCAAGGGACTCAACTCCGTGCCGGTTCCCACGACGCCATGA
- a CDS encoding AbrB/MazE/SpoVT family DNA-binding domain-containing protein: MTSKLSSKGQIVLPKKVRSRLHLRPGATLLCTVKGGSIVLTPESAALERPKFVTEPKTGLRITKSPEQIRVSSEDVRAAMLDFP; this comes from the coding sequence ATGACTTCGAAGTTGTCGAGCAAGGGACAGATTGTACTGCCCAAGAAAGTGCGAAGCCGCCTTCATTTGCGTCCTGGAGCCACATTGCTGTGCACGGTGAAAGGTGGTTCGATTGTGCTGACGCCGGAGAGCGCGGCGCTGGAGCGTCCAAAGTTTGTCACTGAACCGAAGACAGGCTTGCGAATCACGAAGTCGCCCGAACAGATCAGGGTCTCGAGCGAAGACGTGCGTGCAGCAATGCTCGATTTCCCGTGA
- a CDS encoding ThuA domain-containing protein, translating into MIKEPMVRRDFLKGTMAAGAAVCLLPSIRGTAATGQSGVRGDWFRRNPRVYLLDFQMPDPTDQGVPGMPTRLLQNLDTKSVCEQLAAAGVTAMVVHAKCNQGNAYYNSKVCHKHSSLGDRDLMAEFSGHGRKLGLEIIYYVQLSRERRSFLHAERQARLENGEPFIREETDPLLPSREERPVVCMNGPHRDYIKAIVGELAGGYDFDGLWLDCFSWWGNLPVCYCDACRGTYRKETGRDLPSRAGLANKRAGRDYLRWRWSLNNRIIDDVIGHVRTINPRLTVTHNGAADFPSMDWAFVDADDYVCREYHFNEGLENLSLKCRRNWASKPNVPFEIEVWRFANRLGGERASSRGYQVRPVPALLAEMAAVKAHGGFPQYYDQVRWDGTLERRSLERLKPCFESIRQREAWTGRGQPIEYAGILWSKASQQLMPSDKSKLAPLGMEGVHNAMIEAHLPVCVITERDAIAEKWRGIRTLIIAEAECLADETIRSLEKFVHQGGGLVVTGSTSLSDGNGDPRKDFGLADLLGVNFAGYTRTYYTFVQPEVEHPVTKGLELGFPVSVYKTLQVKARTRNPGDVLGVIVDPMPGFHMGYPPLNRTDSPALVARTVGKGRVVYAAAPLGGIYLEYNHPDTRTLITNAVTWTAGGPPPVTGKAPGTVEIVPWRDKATGETIVHVLNRTAAGPAQGLVGPLIHETIPVHDVEVRVRSDLAGKEVRLQPSNRIARATRNKNDVVVKIDRLDEWEVLVFS; encoded by the coding sequence ATGATCAAGGAGCCAATGGTAAGGCGTGACTTCCTCAAGGGGACGATGGCGGCAGGTGCAGCGGTCTGTTTGCTTCCCTCGATTCGTGGCACAGCGGCGACAGGGCAGTCGGGTGTTCGGGGCGACTGGTTTCGCCGAAACCCGCGCGTCTATCTGCTCGATTTCCAAATGCCGGATCCGACCGACCAGGGTGTGCCTGGGATGCCGACAAGACTGCTTCAGAACCTCGATACGAAGTCGGTCTGCGAGCAACTGGCGGCCGCGGGCGTGACAGCGATGGTGGTCCATGCCAAATGCAACCAGGGAAATGCCTATTACAACTCCAAGGTGTGCCACAAGCACTCGAGCCTGGGCGATCGGGATCTGATGGCCGAATTCTCCGGACATGGCCGCAAACTGGGGCTTGAGATCATTTACTACGTCCAGCTCTCCCGGGAACGCCGGTCATTTCTGCATGCGGAGCGCCAGGCCCGGCTGGAGAACGGTGAGCCGTTCATTCGTGAGGAAACCGACCCGCTGCTCCCTTCGCGCGAGGAAAGACCCGTCGTCTGCATGAACGGTCCCCACCGGGATTACATCAAGGCCATCGTCGGGGAACTGGCGGGCGGCTATGATTTCGACGGCCTGTGGCTCGACTGCTTCTCCTGGTGGGGAAATCTTCCGGTGTGCTACTGTGACGCTTGCCGCGGCACCTATCGCAAGGAGACCGGGAGGGATCTTCCATCGAGGGCTGGTCTGGCCAACAAGCGCGCCGGGCGCGACTACCTGCGCTGGCGGTGGTCTCTCAACAATCGAATCATCGACGACGTCATCGGCCACGTTCGCACGATCAATCCCCGGCTGACGGTCACTCACAACGGCGCGGCGGATTTTCCATCGATGGACTGGGCGTTTGTGGACGCCGATGACTACGTTTGTCGCGAGTACCATTTCAACGAGGGACTGGAAAACCTTTCGCTCAAGTGTCGCCGCAACTGGGCCAGCAAACCCAATGTTCCCTTCGAAATCGAAGTCTGGCGTTTTGCCAATCGCCTTGGGGGTGAGCGCGCCAGCAGTCGTGGCTATCAGGTGCGCCCGGTGCCGGCGCTGCTTGCCGAAATGGCCGCGGTCAAGGCCCATGGCGGTTTCCCGCAGTACTACGACCAGGTGCGCTGGGATGGCACCTTGGAGCGGCGCAGCCTCGAGCGGTTGAAGCCTTGTTTTGAGTCAATCAGGCAACGCGAGGCATGGACGGGGCGCGGTCAGCCCATTGAGTATGCGGGAATTCTCTGGTCCAAGGCATCGCAGCAGTTGATGCCTTCGGACAAGTCAAAACTCGCGCCGCTTGGCATGGAGGGGGTGCACAATGCCATGATTGAGGCGCACCTGCCCGTGTGCGTCATCACCGAGCGGGATGCGATCGCGGAAAAATGGCGCGGCATTCGCACGCTGATCATTGCGGAGGCCGAATGCCTGGCCGATGAGACCATCCGGTCACTCGAAAAGTTTGTCCATCAGGGCGGGGGGCTGGTCGTGACCGGGTCGACTTCGTTGAGCGACGGAAATGGAGATCCGCGCAAGGATTTTGGATTGGCCGATCTGCTGGGGGTGAATTTTGCAGGCTACACGAGGACGTACTACACCTTCGTGCAGCCCGAGGTGGAGCATCCGGTTACAAAGGGATTGGAATTGGGTTTCCCTGTGAGTGTCTACAAGACGCTACAGGTGAAGGCCCGCACCAGGAATCCGGGCGACGTGCTGGGCGTGATTGTCGATCCCATGCCAGGCTTCCACATGGGTTATCCGCCGTTGAACCGCACGGACTCTCCTGCGCTTGTGGCGCGTACTGTGGGGAAGGGACGCGTGGTTTACGCGGCTGCGCCACTGGGCGGAATCTATCTGGAGTACAATCATCCCGACACTCGCACGCTGATCACCAACGCAGTCACCTGGACCGCCGGCGGCCCTCCGCCCGTCACGGGCAAAGCGCCCGGAACTGTGGAAATCGTGCCCTGGCGCGACAAGGCCACGGGTGAGACGATCGTGCATGTCCTCAATCGCACCGCAGCCGGCCCGGCGCAGGGTCTCGTCGGCCCGCTGATTCACGAGACGATTCCCGTGCACGATGTCGAAGTCCGCGTCAGAAGCGATCTGGCCGGAAAGGAGGTTCGCCTGCAGCCGTCGAACCGGATTGCGCGAGCCACCAGGAACAAGAACGACGTGGTCGTGAAGATCGATCGACTGGATGAATGGGAAGTCTTGGTGTTTTCCTGA
- a CDS encoding MFS transporter, with product MSSPLPAPTPPFRSAHARWVICALLLFAATINYVDRQVIGILKPTLSAEFGWSDERIYAAIVFSFQLAYAIGMLMAGPIIDRIGLRRGFTIAIFIWSLAAVGHAFAHKLPDFTLPALIIDPKLGLAFLTLSGAAAGFALMRFLLGLGEAGNFPAAIKTVAEWFPKRERALATGIFNSGTNIGALLTPLLVPWITIHWGWEWAFIFTGAAGFLWLVWWWWYYRSPDEHRSVSAGELSYIRSDAPEPPQTRVAWTRLLGFRQTWAFAIGKFLTDPIWWLYLFWIPDFLHRVYGLDLKTIGLPLVVIYLMADVGSVGGGWISSRLLKKGWTPNGARKLAMLICALCVVPIVFATRAANLWVSVILVGIAAAAHQGWSANIFTLTSDMFPKRAVGSVVGFGGMTGAVGGMVLALIVGEVLQRTGSYRILWIMAASAYLVALLIIHILSPKLEPARLESA from the coding sequence ATGAGTTCCCCGCTGCCCGCACCCACTCCCCCGTTTCGTTCCGCGCATGCACGCTGGGTCATCTGCGCCCTGCTGCTGTTTGCGGCGACGATCAATTACGTCGACCGGCAGGTCATCGGCATCCTCAAACCCACGCTCAGCGCGGAGTTTGGGTGGAGCGATGAGCGGATCTATGCGGCCATCGTCTTCAGCTTCCAGCTCGCGTACGCGATCGGCATGCTCATGGCCGGCCCGATCATCGATCGCATCGGCCTGCGGCGGGGATTCACGATTGCGATCTTCATCTGGAGCCTCGCCGCCGTGGGGCACGCCTTCGCGCACAAGCTGCCGGATTTCACTCTGCCGGCGCTGATCATCGATCCCAAGCTGGGACTCGCGTTTCTCACGCTCTCGGGCGCGGCCGCCGGCTTTGCGCTCATGCGTTTTCTGCTGGGTCTGGGCGAAGCGGGAAACTTTCCAGCGGCCATCAAGACCGTGGCGGAATGGTTTCCCAAACGGGAGCGCGCGCTTGCCACTGGAATCTTCAATTCAGGCACGAACATCGGCGCGCTTCTGACTCCCCTGCTGGTGCCTTGGATCACGATCCACTGGGGCTGGGAATGGGCCTTTATTTTCACCGGTGCCGCAGGCTTCCTGTGGCTCGTCTGGTGGTGGTGGTACTATCGCTCGCCTGATGAGCATCGATCGGTTTCAGCCGGGGAATTGAGCTACATTCGAAGCGATGCCCCAGAGCCTCCCCAAACCAGGGTCGCGTGGACTCGCCTGCTTGGATTCCGGCAGACTTGGGCGTTTGCGATCGGCAAGTTTCTGACGGATCCCATCTGGTGGCTCTACCTCTTTTGGATCCCCGATTTCCTGCATCGCGTTTACGGACTCGATCTCAAGACGATCGGTCTGCCTTTGGTCGTCATCTATCTGATGGCCGACGTTGGGAGCGTCGGCGGTGGCTGGATATCCTCGCGCCTGCTGAAGAAGGGGTGGACGCCCAACGGCGCGCGCAAGCTGGCGATGCTGATCTGCGCCCTCTGCGTCGTGCCCATCGTGTTTGCGACGCGCGCCGCCAATCTGTGGGTTTCGGTGATCCTTGTCGGCATCGCCGCCGCGGCCCATCAGGGGTGGTCCGCCAACATTTTCACGCTGACTTCCGACATGTTTCCCAAACGCGCGGTGGGGTCGGTTGTGGGCTTTGGCGGCATGACAGGCGCCGTGGGCGGCATGGTGCTCGCGCTGATCGTCGGCGAAGTCCTTCAGCGCACCGGCAGCTACCGCATCCTGTGGATCATGGCCGCCTCGGCCTATCTCGTGGCGCTCTTGATCATTCACATTCTCTCTCCAAAACTGGAGCCTGCCAGACTTGAATCCGCCTGA
- a CDS encoding TonB-dependent receptor, which yields MDNLQNTRGRRGHESGETLLSINVAAFALFLALVLAFPSAIWAQTGTGSIEGRVRNIGNDRYLNNVRVVVEGTSRETFTNEFGEYRLDGVPAGEVRLRANYTGLDPETTVLTVPGGGSVRHDFNLTSRERYGDEKVIALDQFVVQSNREYEGNALAINEQRFAPNIKVVVAADAFGDISEGNPGEFLKYLPGVTVDYVAADVRTVSVRGFPSNFTTVSWDGMRLTSSASGSNNRIFEFEQVSINNTSRTEVVKVPTPDLPADSLGGSINFVSKNAFERPRAQFNFRTYLNLNSENLELSKTAGPGNKKTFKILPNFDFDYSVPISKTFGLVITGLSSNQHVEQHRWQPTWNYAQGGGGTSGAGTATIPSATPANPYLQQWQLQDGPKTTNRASVGVKADWKITPRQTLSVAVQDNYYKAFFGNRNINFNMGTQGNSTPSGGTPIQWGPDFVQSAQGRGSVTRGSSFRDKLGNTAAVNVRYNWNSGPWNLDAGANAVVSKTWYRALSRGHFANVGQTLQGVNVVRAEQINFPSLTWTARTSTGATIDPYTLDNYRITTATNDPLDGKANMKSAYADLQRHFDEWSIPVGVKVGVAVREEGRDNRRINETYTHVGADGIANTADDIASPYLDASYSSTEGPGFGYPKIQWVDAYKLAEEYRTNPNHFTLNTVTAETNRINNSEKIDERISSAYVQFDTKLMDNRLRLVGGVRFEKTEDKGEGVLSNPDAVWQRDASGNYIDGSPTTPGVQRVRRADAGAAGSMEELRLVLKERAYKARRQYDGYYPSLHVTYDLTQRFLVRFAYAKTIGRPDYANIIPRTDINEDDTDPEAAGLITIRNTALRPWEADNWDLSLEYYGDKGTVYSVGGFQKDITDFWTATAAGAIVTPELAAQLGLDARYVGWGVSTLTNSGDARISGAEFNLIQPLSFLPGLGRYFTIKANGTLLHLTGDNTPDFRAFISKAGNLSVSFNKSPWVFNVNFNYRGRQKGTTITNPAAQIGAQYGGVANNFFEYYEPRYNIDLSGEYKFSKNFSLFASARNILNKEQVIQRYSEASAAYARGYRLEEFGVNYSVGIKGRF from the coding sequence ATGGACAACCTCCAGAACACCCGCGGCCGGCGGGGTCATGAATCCGGCGAAACCCTGCTCAGCATCAATGTGGCGGCATTCGCCCTGTTTCTAGCGCTGGTGCTGGCGTTCCCATCCGCTATTTGGGCGCAGACGGGAACTGGATCGATTGAAGGCCGCGTGCGCAACATCGGCAATGACCGCTATCTCAACAACGTCCGCGTCGTCGTTGAAGGCACTTCGCGCGAGACGTTCACGAACGAATTCGGCGAGTACCGGCTGGATGGCGTGCCTGCGGGCGAAGTCCGGTTGCGCGCCAATTACACGGGTCTCGATCCGGAGACGACCGTGCTGACAGTCCCGGGCGGCGGCAGCGTGCGGCATGATTTCAACCTGACCAGTCGTGAACGCTACGGTGATGAGAAGGTGATCGCGCTGGATCAATTTGTCGTCCAGAGCAACCGCGAGTACGAGGGGAACGCGCTTGCGATCAACGAGCAGCGCTTCGCGCCAAACATAAAGGTGGTTGTTGCGGCCGATGCCTTCGGCGACATCAGCGAAGGCAATCCAGGTGAGTTCCTCAAGTATCTGCCTGGCGTGACGGTCGACTACGTGGCCGCCGATGTGCGCACGGTGTCGGTTCGCGGATTTCCGTCGAACTTCACCACCGTCAGTTGGGATGGCATGCGCCTCACGAGTTCGGCTTCCGGCTCGAACAACCGCATCTTCGAATTTGAACAGGTGTCGATCAACAACACGTCGCGCACGGAGGTCGTCAAGGTGCCGACGCCCGATCTGCCTGCGGACTCCCTGGGCGGCAGCATCAACTTCGTTTCCAAGAACGCCTTTGAACGGCCGCGCGCCCAGTTCAACTTCCGCACCTACCTCAATCTGAACAGCGAGAATCTTGAGCTCAGCAAGACCGCCGGACCCGGCAACAAGAAGACATTCAAGATACTTCCGAACTTCGACTTCGACTACTCCGTTCCGATTTCCAAGACCTTCGGTCTCGTCATCACGGGCCTCTCATCCAATCAGCATGTCGAGCAGCACCGCTGGCAGCCGACCTGGAATTATGCACAGGGCGGTGGCGGAACGTCGGGCGCGGGAACGGCCACGATCCCCTCCGCGACGCCGGCCAACCCCTATCTGCAGCAGTGGCAGCTTCAGGATGGTCCAAAGACAACCAACCGTGCGTCGGTCGGCGTCAAGGCCGACTGGAAAATCACGCCGCGCCAGACTCTGTCGGTGGCCGTGCAGGACAACTACTACAAGGCGTTCTTCGGCAATCGAAACATCAATTTCAACATGGGCACGCAGGGAAATTCCACGCCCTCGGGCGGCACCCCGATCCAGTGGGGGCCGGACTTCGTGCAGAGCGCGCAGGGCCGTGGTTCGGTCACGCGTGGAAGCTCGTTCCGCGACAAGCTTGGCAACACGGCCGCGGTTAACGTCCGCTACAACTGGAACAGTGGTCCCTGGAATCTCGACGCGGGAGCGAATGCCGTCGTCTCGAAAACCTGGTATCGCGCGCTGTCACGCGGCCACTTTGCCAACGTTGGACAGACACTTCAGGGCGTGAATGTGGTCCGCGCCGAGCAGATCAATTTTCCATCGCTCACGTGGACCGCGCGCACATCCACCGGCGCCACGATCGATCCCTACACGCTTGACAATTATCGCATCACGACCGCGACGAACGATCCCCTCGACGGCAAGGCGAACATGAAATCAGCCTACGCGGACCTCCAGCGGCATTTCGACGAGTGGTCGATCCCCGTCGGCGTGAAGGTGGGCGTGGCCGTGCGTGAAGAGGGCCGCGATAACCGGCGCATCAATGAAACCTACACCCATGTTGGCGCCGATGGCATCGCAAACACCGCCGACGACATCGCGTCGCCCTACCTGGACGCCTCATACTCCTCCACAGAGGGTCCTGGATTTGGCTACCCGAAAATCCAGTGGGTGGATGCCTACAAACTGGCGGAGGAGTATCGCACCAACCCGAATCACTTCACGCTCAACACGGTCACGGCTGAAACCAACCGCATCAACAATTCCGAAAAGATCGACGAGCGCATCAGCTCGGCATATGTCCAGTTTGACACCAAGCTGATGGACAACCGGCTTCGGCTGGTTGGTGGTGTGCGCTTTGAAAAGACCGAGGACAAGGGAGAGGGTGTGTTGTCCAATCCCGATGCGGTGTGGCAGCGCGATGCGAGCGGCAACTACATTGATGGAAGCCCCACGACCCCGGGAGTCCAGCGCGTTCGTCGTGCGGATGCCGGCGCCGCCGGATCGATGGAGGAGCTTCGCCTGGTCCTGAAGGAGCGCGCCTACAAGGCCCGGCGTCAGTACGACGGCTATTATCCCAGCCTGCATGTCACCTACGATCTCACCCAGCGCTTCCTCGTTCGTTTCGCCTATGCGAAGACCATCGGCCGCCCGGACTACGCCAACATCATTCCGAGAACCGACATCAATGAGGACGACACCGACCCCGAGGCGGCCGGTCTGATCACCATCCGCAACACGGCGCTTCGTCCATGGGAGGCCGACAACTGGGACCTCTCGCTTGAATACTACGGCGACAAGGGAACGGTGTATTCAGTGGGAGGATTTCAAAAGGACATCACCGATTTCTGGACGGCCACGGCGGCGGGTGCGATTGTCACGCCCGAACTGGCGGCGCAGCTCGGATTGGATGCCCGCTATGTCGGGTGGGGTGTCAGCACGCTCACCAACAGCGGTGACGCCCGCATTTCCGGGGCTGAATTCAACCTGATCCAGCCGCTGAGCTTCCTGCCGGGCCTCGGAAGGTATTTCACCATCAAGGCCAATGGCACGCTGCTCCACCTCACCGGCGACAACACGCCCGATTTCCGCGCATTCATCTCGAAGGCCGGAAACCTCAGCGTGAGCTTCAACAAGAGCCCCTGGGTCTTCAATGTGAACTTCAACTACCGGGGACGCCAGAAGGGCACCACGATCACCAACCCCGCCGCCCAGATCGGCGCGCAGTATGGTGGTGTGGCGAACAATTTCTTCGAATACTATGAGCCACGCTACAACATTGACCTGAGCGGTGAGTACAAATTCAGCAAGAACTTCAGCCTGTTCGCCAGCGCCCGCAACATCCTGAACAAAGAGCAGGTGATCCAGCGCTACAGCGAGGCATCCGCAGCCTATGCGCGCGGCTACCGCCTCGAGGAGTTTGGCGTGAATTACAGCGTCGGCATCAAGGGGCGATTCTAG